A single region of the Prochlorococcus marinus str. MIT 0917 genome encodes:
- the gmk gene encoding guanylate kinase encodes MSSSGNLTVLTGPSGVGKGTIVRKILDSHSDVWLSISATTRKPRLGEIEGEHYFFLDKKNFQEIIDSEGFLEWASFSNNFYGTPKKIVKEKIEKGTNVLLEIELEGARQIRKTFPEALQIFLAPPNLSELEKRIRGRGTETEESIKDRLAIANKEIFAKKEFDAVIINEDIEKAFKEIEGLMGLKFKSS; translated from the coding sequence ATGTCATCATCAGGAAATCTTACTGTTCTTACTGGCCCAAGTGGGGTAGGTAAAGGCACAATTGTTAGGAAAATCCTTGATAGCCATAGTGATGTATGGCTTTCTATTTCTGCCACTACTCGTAAACCAAGATTGGGAGAAATTGAGGGGGAGCATTATTTTTTCTTAGACAAGAAAAATTTTCAAGAAATAATTGATAGTGAAGGTTTTCTTGAGTGGGCTTCATTCTCTAATAATTTTTATGGAACACCAAAAAAAATAGTTAAAGAAAAAATAGAAAAAGGAACTAATGTTCTTCTTGAAATTGAATTAGAAGGTGCTCGACAAATTCGAAAAACTTTTCCTGAAGCATTACAAATATTTTTAGCACCACCAAATTTATCTGAACTTGAAAAAAGAATTAGAGGAAGAGGCACCGAGACCGAAGAATCTATTAAAGATCGTTTGGCAATAGCAAATAAGGAAATTTTTGCGAAAAAAGAATTTGACGCTGTAATTATTAATGAAGATATAGAAAAAGCCTTCAAGGAAATTGAAGGCTTAATGGGATTAAAATTTAAATCTAGTTAA
- the cobM gene encoding precorrin-4 C(11)-methyltransferase, whose amino-acid sequence MNPISIVGAGPGALDLMTIRAQQRLKSADVLVWTDSLIPIQITKLVKDDCEKIKTSSLTLEEILLILIKKHKEGKKIVRLHDGDPCLYGAISEQICRLNDEGIEVEVVPGVSAYQATAATLGFELTIPDLTQTIILSRADGRTGKPEKEGLQKLASIQSSLCLYLSARHIEEVQSILIKYYPPNTPVAIAYRVTWPDEWIKVIPLSEMAKTSQEKNLIRTTLYIISPTLKIGNNRSKLYNPTHSHLFRSS is encoded by the coding sequence ATGAATCCGATTTCAATTGTGGGAGCAGGCCCAGGCGCTTTAGACTTGATGACAATAAGAGCTCAACAAAGACTAAAATCAGCCGATGTTCTTGTTTGGACAGACTCTCTCATCCCTATACAAATAACTAAACTTGTCAAAGATGATTGTGAAAAGATAAAGACAAGTTCATTAACTCTTGAAGAGATCCTTTTAATCTTAATTAAAAAGCATAAGGAAGGTAAAAAAATTGTTCGTCTCCATGATGGTGATCCTTGCTTATATGGAGCCATATCAGAACAAATATGTAGATTAAATGATGAAGGAATTGAGGTAGAAGTGGTTCCAGGAGTAAGCGCCTATCAAGCAACAGCAGCAACTTTAGGATTCGAACTAACAATTCCAGATTTAACCCAAACAATAATACTTAGCCGAGCTGATGGCAGGACAGGCAAACCAGAGAAGGAAGGTCTTCAAAAGCTAGCATCTATTCAATCTTCTTTATGCCTTTACCTAAGTGCAAGACATATAGAAGAAGTGCAATCCATACTTATAAAGTATTATCCTCCGAATACTCCTGTAGCAATTGCATATAGAGTAACTTGGCCAGATGAATGGATAAAAGTAATACCTTTGAGTGAGATGGCAAAAACATCTCAAGAAAAAAATTTAATCAGAACAACATTATATATAATTAGTCCAACATTAAAGATAGGTAATAATCGGTCAAAGCTTTATAATCCTACTCATTCACATTTATTTAGGTCGAGTTAA
- the psaJ gene encoding photosystem I reaction center subunit IX, producing MFQLFRTKWFRSAPVVAAIWITITASIIVEFNRFVPDLLFHPMSF from the coding sequence ATGTTTCAATTATTTCGTACTAAATGGTTTAGATCAGCGCCAGTTGTGGCAGCGATTTGGATCACAATAACAGCAAGTATTATTGTTGAGTTTAATAGATTTGTACCAGACCTGCTTTTCCACCCGATGTCTTTTTAA
- the petA gene encoding cytochrome f, translated as MKKNFNTISKIMSRSLKLFLFSVFIGFSIFVIPQPTWAYPFWAQQKFENPREATGKIVCANCHVASMPTRAEVPQAVGADSVFKTVVEIPYKKDLQEIGADGSKVPLQVGAVVMLPDGFKLAPQERWTDEIKEETQGVYFTQYSEEQENIILVGPLPGDQNREIVFPVLSPDPRKDSNYNFGKYSIHVGGNRGRGQVYPTGEKSNNNLFTATNSGTITSIETNEDGTQIININNEEGESFTENLPAGTSLLIKEGDTVEKGAKLTEDPNVGGFGQLDKEIVLQSKARVIGMIIFFIGVGLSQIMLVLKKKQVEKVQAAEGI; from the coding sequence ATGAAAAAAAACTTCAATACCATTTCTAAAATCATGAGTCGTTCATTAAAACTTTTTCTCTTTTCAGTTTTTATCGGATTTTCAATATTTGTAATTCCTCAACCAACTTGGGCATACCCATTTTGGGCACAACAAAAATTTGAAAATCCTAGAGAAGCAACTGGAAAAATTGTTTGCGCTAATTGTCATGTAGCAAGTATGCCAACGAGAGCTGAAGTGCCTCAGGCAGTTGGTGCTGATAGTGTTTTTAAAACAGTAGTAGAAATACCTTATAAAAAGGACCTGCAAGAGATTGGAGCTGATGGAAGCAAAGTTCCTCTCCAAGTTGGAGCCGTTGTAATGCTTCCAGATGGATTTAAGCTTGCTCCTCAAGAAAGATGGACTGATGAAATAAAAGAAGAGACACAAGGTGTTTACTTCACCCAATACAGCGAGGAACAAGAAAATATTATTTTAGTAGGACCTTTACCTGGGGATCAAAATAGAGAGATTGTGTTCCCTGTCTTATCACCTGATCCTAGAAAAGACAGCAATTATAATTTTGGAAAGTATTCAATTCATGTAGGAGGTAATAGAGGGAGAGGTCAAGTTTATCCAACTGGTGAGAAGAGCAATAACAATTTGTTTACGGCAACAAATTCAGGGACAATAACTTCAATAGAAACCAACGAAGATGGAACACAAATAATTAATATAAACAATGAAGAAGGAGAAAGTTTTACTGAAAATCTTCCTGCCGGTACTTCATTATTAATAAAAGAAGGTGACACTGTTGAGAAAGGTGCAAAATTAACTGAAGACCCAAATGTTGGTGGCTTTGGTCAACTTGACAAGGAAATAGTTTTACAAAGTAAGGCAAGAGTTATTGGTATGATAATTTTCTTTATTGGAGTGGGTTTATCCCAAATAATGCTAGTTCTTAAAAAGAAACAAGTAGAAAAAGTTCAAGCTGCTGAAGGAATATAA
- the tatC gene encoding twin-arginine translocase subunit TatC: MPLIDHLEELRQRILKSLISVLLSSGFCLLFVRKLVQALEMPAGKIKFLQVAPGEFLFTSIKVAGYGGLTLSLPFILYQFLKFILPGLTKKEKVLIAPSVAGSAILFFLGIFFAWKALIPAALGFLISYGADVVEPLWSIEKYLDFVLLLMLSTGLAFQLPILQLILGFFEIISWKKMLSAWRFVVMSSAIAGAVLTPSTDPITMLLLSTSITFLFFVGIGLVALTTNIKGQILPSFDP; the protein is encoded by the coding sequence ATGCCTTTAATTGATCATCTTGAAGAACTTCGACAAAGGATCCTAAAAAGTCTTATTTCAGTTCTTCTTTCATCTGGTTTTTGCTTGCTATTTGTTAGGAAACTTGTACAAGCATTAGAGATGCCAGCGGGGAAAATAAAATTTTTACAAGTAGCACCTGGTGAATTTTTATTTACTTCAATAAAAGTTGCAGGTTATGGTGGGCTTACTCTTTCTCTTCCTTTCATACTTTACCAATTTTTAAAGTTCATCCTTCCAGGTCTAACTAAAAAAGAGAAGGTTTTGATAGCTCCATCAGTTGCTGGTTCAGCAATTTTATTTTTTTTAGGAATTTTCTTCGCTTGGAAGGCTTTGATACCTGCAGCCTTGGGATTTCTAATAAGTTATGGGGCCGATGTTGTTGAGCCACTATGGTCAATAGAAAAGTATTTAGATTTTGTCCTTCTACTCATGCTTTCAACTGGTCTGGCCTTCCAATTACCAATACTTCAATTAATTTTAGGTTTCTTTGAAATAATTTCTTGGAAAAAGATGTTATCGGCGTGGAGATTTGTAGTGATGTCCTCAGCCATTGCAGGAGCCGTTTTAACTCCATCAACTGATCCAATAACCATGCTTCTTTTATCAACATCGATAACTTTTTTGTTTTTTGTTGGAATTGGTTTAGTTGCCTTAACAACAAATATCAAAGGACAAATTCTTCCATCCTTTGATCCATAG
- a CDS encoding Rqc2 family fibronectin-binding protein produces the protein MNKVPIQIMDLTTLKAVVCELSQYIVPSRFENAQQIDSYTIQLGFRTLEKLTWIEISWLAESPRIVQIPPPKRYGEKSTLAKQLKHLLVNLALVKIEQNGFERIVRFKFSSRPGKEIEKELVVELMGRYSNILLLDRSSKVVTLGKQIKETHSRLRPIGTGDNYKSPPALTGLAPNLSESFHSWKENICLVPSTFKNCLKDTYQGISPALTLQIASNHYHEAINIINQSVNSIELKTWEAIYKRWRKWLVDIESNNYSINFDGPTDFMVWGEVKSPVENTQICLSLGRYYSNKIIERKIISIREKLKHDLQKSKDDELRKLEAQRLLIKNISEYITLQNKANNILTLKSPTKKQVLEAQNLFKEAKRKKRSRESILNRVEFHRKKISEIEYCELFLDSFMYEVNGDNKNKLDSIIELKDEVEEYICIKKNSSKFKSNRKKEQASTIKEIQSPSGLKIQIGSNNRQNELISLRKGKKGDLWFHAQETPGSHVVLKSSNGLFDDKDIELAADLASFFSRARGNKLTPIIMVPIENLQRISGSLPGTVSHRGGKVLWGKAERVAKYFHQK, from the coding sequence ATGAATAAAGTTCCAATTCAAATAATGGACTTAACAACCCTTAAAGCGGTTGTTTGTGAACTTAGCCAATACATAGTTCCAAGTAGATTTGAAAATGCACAGCAAATTGATTCATATACTATTCAATTAGGATTTAGAACACTTGAAAAGCTTACATGGATTGAAATCAGTTGGCTTGCTGAGTCCCCAAGAATTGTCCAAATACCTCCTCCAAAAAGATATGGCGAAAAAAGCACATTAGCTAAACAACTAAAACATTTATTAGTCAATTTAGCTTTAGTAAAGATAGAACAAAATGGATTTGAAAGAATAGTAAGATTTAAATTCTCTAGCAGACCTGGTAAAGAGATTGAGAAAGAATTAGTAGTCGAATTGATGGGTAGATACAGTAATATTTTACTTTTAGACAGATCAAGCAAAGTAGTTACTCTTGGGAAACAAATAAAAGAGACTCATTCAAGACTAAGGCCCATAGGAACTGGAGATAATTATAAATCTCCTCCAGCTCTTACAGGATTAGCTCCTAACCTCTCTGAATCATTTCATTCATGGAAAGAGAATATATGTTTGGTTCCATCAACATTTAAGAATTGCCTTAAAGATACTTATCAAGGAATAAGTCCGGCGCTAACATTACAAATTGCAAGCAATCATTATCATGAAGCAATTAATATAATAAATCAATCGGTAAACAGTATTGAATTAAAAACATGGGAAGCAATATATAAAAGATGGAGGAAGTGGCTAGTAGATATTGAGAGTAATAATTACTCTATAAATTTCGATGGGCCAACTGATTTTATGGTTTGGGGAGAAGTAAAATCACCGGTTGAGAATACACAAATTTGTCTTAGCCTTGGCAGATATTATTCAAATAAAATTATAGAGAGGAAAATAATTTCTATTAGAGAAAAATTAAAACATGATCTCCAAAAGTCAAAAGATGATGAACTAAGGAAACTTGAAGCGCAGAGATTACTAATTAAAAATATTTCTGAATATATAACTTTACAAAACAAGGCTAATAATATTCTAACTTTAAAATCTCCAACGAAAAAACAAGTACTTGAGGCTCAGAATCTATTCAAAGAAGCTAAAAGAAAAAAAAGATCTAGAGAGTCAATTCTAAATAGAGTCGAATTTCACAGGAAGAAAATATCTGAGATTGAATATTGTGAGTTATTTCTTGATTCATTTATGTATGAAGTTAATGGTGATAATAAAAATAAACTAGACTCAATTATTGAACTTAAAGATGAGGTAGAAGAATATATTTGCATTAAAAAAAATTCATCCAAGTTTAAATCAAATAGAAAAAAAGAACAGGCTTCAACTATAAAAGAGATTCAAAGCCCTAGCGGTCTAAAAATTCAAATAGGTTCTAATAACAGGCAAAACGAATTAATTAGTCTAAGGAAAGGGAAAAAAGGAGATCTTTGGTTTCATGCTCAAGAGACACCTGGGAGTCATGTTGTACTTAAATCATCCAATGGACTTTTTGATGATAAAGATATTGAATTAGCTGCCGATCTTGCTTCTTTCTTTAGCCGTGCGAGAGGCAACAAGCTTACACCAATAATTATGGTTCCAATTGAGAATCTACAAAGGATATCAGGATCCTTACCTGGAACTGTTAGCCATAGGGGTGGGAAGGTCCTATGGGGAAAAGCTGAGAGAGTTGCGAAATATTTCCACCAGAAGTGA
- a CDS encoding 4-hydroxybenzoate polyprenyltransferase, whose translation MNNLLTQKMGYYFQLLRWNKPSGRLILLIPAGWSLWLTPTAPPSLFVLGIIILGGLFVSGAGCIANDIWDRKFDRKVIRTKKRPLANGKVSVKTAWIILILMLFFSLFIVLSIPQGSRNLCLLLASLSLPFILLYPSAKRWFKYPQLVLSICWGFSVLIPWAASESSLAGGVTLVLCWLATVFWTFGFDTVYAMADEIEDKVIGLNSSALSLGEKSIKTVSFCYVLTCFFLALAAFKANLGLMYWPFWLITTLGMQREVFLLSSRSKGIKTSGLHFSNQVRLGSLLLLGMIFSKLI comes from the coding sequence GTGAATAATCTTCTTACCCAAAAAATGGGATATTATTTCCAACTTCTTAGATGGAACAAACCCAGCGGAAGATTAATACTTCTCATCCCTGCTGGCTGGTCTCTTTGGTTAACTCCTACAGCCCCTCCTTCTCTATTTGTTTTGGGAATAATAATTCTAGGCGGATTATTTGTAAGCGGTGCAGGATGTATCGCTAATGATATTTGGGACAGAAAGTTTGACAGGAAGGTAATAAGAACAAAAAAGAGACCTTTGGCCAATGGGAAAGTATCTGTAAAGACTGCATGGATAATACTAATTTTAATGTTATTTTTTAGTCTTTTTATAGTTCTTTCAATCCCACAAGGAAGTAGAAATTTATGCCTTCTACTTGCATCATTATCATTACCTTTTATTCTTTTATATCCATCTGCGAAAAGATGGTTTAAATATCCCCAACTTGTTCTTTCTATTTGCTGGGGATTTTCAGTTCTAATCCCTTGGGCCGCAAGTGAATCTTCTTTAGCAGGGGGAGTAACACTAGTATTGTGTTGGCTTGCAACTGTTTTTTGGACTTTCGGCTTTGATACTGTTTATGCAATGGCAGATGAAATTGAAGACAAAGTAATTGGTCTAAACAGCAGTGCGCTCAGTCTCGGGGAAAAGTCAATAAAAACAGTTTCTTTTTGCTACGTTTTAACCTGCTTTTTTCTAGCTCTTGCTGCTTTCAAAGCCAATTTAGGATTAATGTATTGGCCTTTTTGGTTAATAACTACTTTAGGAATGCAAAGAGAGGTCTTCTTATTAAGTTCAAGATCAAAAGGTATTAAGACTTCGGGTTTGCATTTCAGCAATCAAGTGCGACTTGGCAGTTTATTGCTACTTGGCATGATCTTTAGCAAGCTTATTTAA
- a CDS encoding Photosystem I reaction center subunit III, whose protein sequence is MSRLLSILLSTFLFLGIAPIANARPGPALNADRAPTDFTASALVSCADNPRFQERASSASTNQAIKRFERYSKALCGDDGLPHLIIGPPIEPWGAWINRGHEGDLLIPGVMFIYIAGIIGWSGREYVRAVRGKKNAAEYEIIIDTDLAWQCLKRGAAWPLQANREGKNGELREKDNNVSLNGPRG, encoded by the coding sequence ATGAGTCGTCTTTTATCAATTCTACTTTCAACATTCCTTTTCTTAGGAATAGCTCCAATAGCTAATGCAAGGCCAGGCCCAGCACTAAACGCTGATAGAGCTCCAACAGATTTTACTGCTTCTGCTTTGGTATCTTGTGCTGATAATCCCCGTTTCCAAGAAAGAGCAAGCTCCGCCTCCACAAACCAGGCCATAAAAAGATTTGAAAGATATAGCAAAGCCTTGTGTGGAGACGATGGTCTTCCTCATTTAATAATTGGCCCCCCTATTGAACCTTGGGGTGCATGGATTAACCGAGGTCATGAAGGAGATCTACTTATTCCTGGAGTAATGTTCATCTATATTGCCGGTATTATTGGTTGGTCAGGAAGAGAATATGTAAGAGCTGTTAGAGGAAAAAAGAACGCTGCAGAATATGAAATCATTATTGATACTGATCTTGCTTGGCAATGCTTAAAAAGAGGAGCAGCTTGGCCTTTACAAGCAAATAGGGAGGGAAAGAACGGAGAGCTCAGGGAAAAAGACAATAATGTATCTCTTAATGGTCCAAGAGGCTAA
- the petC gene encoding cytochrome b6-f complex iron-sulfur subunit, producing MTQMTTADVPSMGRRQFMNLLTFGTVTGVALGALYPVAQYFTPYRAGGGGGGTNAKDELGNNVSASGWLSTHPVGDRSLVQGLKGDPTYLIVEGEDAITSYGINAICTHLGCVVPWNSGANKYMCPCHGSQYDSTGKVVRGPAPLSLAIAHVSVEDDQVLVSQWTETDFRTGTDPWWG from the coding sequence ATGACACAAATGACAACTGCAGATGTGCCCTCAATGGGCAGAAGGCAGTTCATGAATCTGCTTACCTTTGGAACAGTTACAGGGGTTGCTTTAGGAGCATTATATCCAGTAGCTCAATACTTCACTCCTTATAGGGCCGGTGGTGGTGGTGGTGGAACAAATGCAAAAGATGAGTTAGGAAACAATGTAAGTGCAAGTGGTTGGCTATCAACCCATCCAGTTGGTGATAGAAGTTTGGTTCAAGGACTTAAGGGTGATCCGACCTACCTAATAGTTGAAGGTGAAGATGCAATTACTAGTTACGGAATTAATGCGATTTGTACTCACCTTGGTTGTGTAGTGCCATGGAATAGCGGAGCAAATAAATACATGTGTCCATGTCATGGAAGTCAATATGATTCCACAGGAAAAGTTGTAAGAGGACCAGCCCCTCTATCTCTAGCTATAGCTCATGTATCAGTTGAGGATGATCAAGTGCTAGTAAGTCAGTGGACAGAAACTGATTTCCGAACTGGTACTGATCCTTGGTGGGGATGA
- the lgt gene encoding prolipoprotein diacylglyceryl transferase encodes MENIFLALRSPGPELFQLGPFSLRWYGLLIAISVLLGLNLSGELALEKGLKKSLINDLLPILVLSSVIGARIYYVAFEWRNYTGKNFWSSLNLLNLNIPIPSAIEIWGGGIAIHGALIMGTLSIIFFCRWRKEPFWDVIDVLVPSVALGQAIGRWGNFFNNEAFGIPTNLPWKLFIPYRFRPEIFSTQDYFHPTFLYESVWNIFVFGILIFLFRKANRREIKLPSGSLSCLYLITYSLGRLWIESLRTDPLCLGGVPPFCEGGLRIAQLISLFLISAGLLGIWRIYISKKALPDPSLINKRNQ; translated from the coding sequence ATGGAAAATATTTTTTTAGCGCTTAGATCACCTGGGCCTGAGTTGTTTCAACTGGGGCCCTTTTCATTAAGGTGGTATGGATTACTAATAGCTATTTCAGTTTTATTAGGTTTAAATTTATCAGGTGAGTTAGCTTTAGAAAAAGGATTAAAAAAAAGCCTTATTAACGATTTACTTCCTATTTTAGTTTTGTCATCTGTAATTGGTGCAAGAATTTATTATGTTGCATTCGAATGGAGAAACTACACGGGTAAAAACTTCTGGAGTTCTCTTAATTTACTGAACTTAAATATTCCTATTCCTAGTGCGATAGAAATTTGGGGAGGAGGAATTGCAATTCATGGTGCACTGATTATGGGTACACTATCCATTATATTTTTTTGCCGCTGGAGAAAAGAACCTTTTTGGGATGTTATAGATGTTTTGGTCCCCTCAGTTGCATTAGGCCAAGCAATAGGTAGATGGGGAAATTTTTTTAATAATGAAGCTTTTGGGATACCTACAAATTTACCCTGGAAATTATTTATACCTTATAGATTTAGGCCAGAAATTTTCTCAACGCAAGATTATTTTCACCCTACCTTTCTTTATGAATCAGTATGGAATATTTTTGTTTTTGGCATACTTATTTTTCTTTTTAGAAAGGCAAATAGAAGAGAAATTAAGTTGCCATCTGGCAGCTTAAGTTGCTTATATTTAATCACTTACAGTTTAGGCAGGTTGTGGATAGAATCCTTAAGAACTGATCCTCTCTGCTTGGGTGGGGTTCCACCTTTTTGTGAGGGAGGACTACGAATAGCACAATTAATTAGCTTATTTTTAATTAGTGCAGGTTTATTAGGAATATGGAGAATTTATATTTCTAAAAAAGCACTCCCTGATCCTTCCTTAATTAATAAAAGAAATCAATGA
- a CDS encoding helix-turn-helix domain-containing protein yields the protein MEKSEERKSDSTHVANKKSALRTVGEFLREARQSRNLSLEDLSSSLRIGKEQLIAIESGNESALPEKVFIRAMVRRIAEKLNIDTSFILEELNEKNNESQPSPVIKKKNTRKKRNFNPFSIVILSGALGLFTSIMLVKYIQKGQNDSINNQRSDILLSDKKISY from the coding sequence TTGGAAAAAAGTGAAGAAAGAAAAAGCGATAGTACTCATGTCGCAAATAAAAAATCTGCATTACGAACTGTTGGTGAGTTCCTAAGAGAAGCCCGGCAAAGTAGAAATCTTTCACTAGAGGATCTATCTTCATCTCTCAGAATTGGGAAAGAACAATTGATTGCAATTGAATCAGGAAATGAAAGCGCACTTCCTGAAAAAGTTTTTATTAGGGCAATGGTTCGAAGAATTGCCGAGAAATTGAACATAGATACAAGTTTTATTCTTGAAGAACTTAATGAAAAAAACAATGAGTCTCAACCTAGCCCAGTGATTAAGAAAAAGAATACTAGAAAAAAAAGAAATTTCAATCCATTTAGCATAGTAATTTTATCGGGTGCTTTAGGATTATTTACTTCAATTATGCTAGTAAAATATATACAAAAAGGTCAAAATGATTCAATTAATAATCAGCGAAGTGATATCTTATTATCAGACAAAAAGATATCTTATTAA
- a CDS encoding Ppx/GppA phosphatase family protein, translated as MELDLGENPDTELCRVATIDIGTNSTHLLIAKIERKLNTFSIELAEKSTTRLGERDPQTGELTSLAMNRAFSTLKRFKDLSESYKVESLIIAATSAVREAPNGKIFISEIKNKIGLDVELISGAEEARLIYLGVLSGMQFGNKPHLVLDIGGGSTELILADSSEARALTSTKIGAVRLQREFIKKDPISSQTELFLRSFIRGSMESAIDKISKRIEVGETPVLVATSGTAMAIGALISHKENHIQSKLQGYKIPKTNLDIIVSQLVKMTPSERSELSTLSERRSEIIVPGALILQTIMNMVNVNEIILSERALREGLVVDWMCRNNYLKDQLSFQGSIRERTVIHQSKRFGVNSKRSKRVSEFALAFYDQTRGVLHNDNGDGRDLLWAAAKLHACGKHINISSYHKHSWYLIKHGELLGYSQSEHLMVAAIARYHRKSFPKKRHESWQLLIEESHRSLVAEMSVLLRLSCSLDRRPEPLISKIVIVANNKTVNIELIPNDLGQNLDLEKWSLNKAILLIKKIKDVQINIL; from the coding sequence ATGGAATTGGATCTTGGAGAAAATCCAGATACTGAATTATGTCGTGTGGCAACAATTGATATTGGCACCAACTCCACTCATTTATTAATTGCAAAGATCGAGCGAAAATTAAATACTTTTAGTATTGAACTTGCAGAGAAATCGACAACACGACTAGGAGAAAGAGATCCTCAGACGGGAGAACTTACTTCTCTTGCTATGAATAGGGCTTTCTCAACGTTAAAGAGGTTTAAGGATTTATCAGAAAGTTATAAAGTTGAGAGTCTTATTATTGCCGCTACAAGTGCGGTTAGAGAAGCACCAAATGGGAAAATCTTTATTTCTGAAATAAAAAATAAGATAGGCTTAGATGTTGAATTGATAAGTGGAGCAGAGGAAGCAAGATTAATTTATCTAGGTGTATTATCAGGCATGCAATTTGGAAATAAACCTCATCTGGTGCTTGATATTGGAGGAGGTTCGACAGAATTAATCCTTGCTGATAGTTCTGAAGCACGAGCATTAACAAGTACAAAGATTGGAGCAGTAAGATTACAAAGAGAATTTATTAAAAAAGATCCAATATCCTCTCAGACTGAATTGTTTTTAAGGTCATTTATTAGAGGCTCTATGGAGTCTGCAATTGATAAAATATCTAAGAGAATTGAAGTAGGTGAAACACCAGTTTTGGTCGCAACTAGTGGAACTGCTATGGCTATTGGTGCATTAATATCTCATAAAGAAAATCATATTCAATCAAAATTACAAGGATATAAAATCCCAAAAACTAATTTAGATATAATTGTTAGTCAGTTAGTGAAAATGACACCTTCTGAACGAAGTGAATTATCCACATTAAGTGAAAGAAGATCTGAAATTATTGTCCCTGGGGCTTTGATTTTACAAACCATAATGAATATGGTTAATGTTAATGAAATTATTTTAAGTGAGAGAGCTCTTAGGGAAGGATTAGTTGTTGATTGGATGTGTCGAAATAATTATTTAAAAGATCAGTTGAGCTTTCAAGGGTCAATAAGAGAAAGAACAGTTATTCATCAATCGAAAAGATTTGGTGTTAATTCAAAAAGATCAAAAAGGGTATCAGAATTTGCCCTTGCTTTTTATGATCAGACAAGAGGGGTTTTGCATAATGATAATGGTGATGGTAGAGATCTTTTGTGGGCAGCCGCTAAACTTCACGCTTGTGGAAAACATATTAATATCAGTTCCTATCACAAACATTCGTGGTATTTAATTAAACATGGTGAGCTTTTAGGATATTCCCAAAGTGAGCATTTAATGGTCGCTGCTATTGCAAGGTATCACAGAAAAAGTTTTCCAAAAAAAAGACATGAATCTTGGCAATTATTGATTGAAGAAAGTCACAGAAGCTTAGTTGCCGAAATGTCTGTACTTCTTCGACTCTCATGCTCTTTGGATAGAAGACCAGAACCTTTGATTTCAAAGATAGTTATTGTAGCTAATAATAAAACAGTTAATATAGAGCTAATTCCTAATGACTTAGGCCAAAATTTAGATCTTGAGAAATGGAGTTTAAATAAGGCAATTTTACTAATTAAGAAAATTAAGGACGTTCAGATAAATATACTTTAA
- a CDS encoding DUF3067 family protein, which yields MSFEFNASNFGRYSSSIPLEAEEVMKCLRRRWGVTYDLRLLIKRDRIYLQMMWGFLEQQSFPIDEETFKENLNRTLEVINRAGQSNVVRNWLENVQAKPRLGKAITLTLPMDQRMEEFVL from the coding sequence ATGAGTTTTGAATTTAATGCGTCAAATTTTGGTCGTTATTCTTCTTCAATTCCATTGGAAGCAGAAGAGGTGATGAAGTGCTTAAGAAGGCGTTGGGGCGTAACATATGATTTGCGATTGTTAATAAAAAGAGACCGAATATATTTGCAAATGATGTGGGGATTTTTAGAACAACAGTCTTTTCCTATAGATGAAGAGACCTTTAAAGAAAATTTAAATCGAACCTTAGAAGTAATTAACCGTGCTGGTCAATCAAATGTTGTTAGAAATTGGCTAGAAAATGTTCAGGCTAAACCAAGATTAGGTAAAGCTATTACATTGACTTTGCCTATGGATCAAAGGATGGAAGAATTTGTCCTTTGA